One genomic segment of Rhodothermales bacterium includes these proteins:
- a CDS encoding aminotransferase class I/II-fold pyridoxal phosphate-dependent enzyme has translation MPHLDTDLQHLGEDRQAQAGAVVPPMHLSSLFTFESWDAIDAAFADRVNTPIYSRQANPTTQIVEHKLARLAGAERARLFASGMAAITAAVLHFVDAGDHVVVVKNVYGPANNLLRGYLASKMGLQTTFVGGEDIAEFADALQDNTRLIYLESPSSAVFSLQDIAAVTALARERGIATVIDNTWATPLYQRPLELGVDLEVHSVSKYLAGHSDMVAGVVMGSATHLEAMAPLEGELIGGAISPFASWLLLRSLRTFPVRMERHVTSARRVAEFLEAHGRVRRVRWPGLPSHPQYALACRQMSGFTGLMGFEIDTDDVAVMKRFVGALRLFQLGVSWGGHESLVYAPAISYLRELPPERFAALGISVSDIRISVGLEHVDDLIADLVAAFSEAFSG, from the coding sequence ATGCCTCATCTTGATACCGATCTCCAGCATCTCGGCGAGGATCGCCAGGCGCAGGCCGGCGCCGTCGTGCCGCCCATGCACCTGTCCTCGCTGTTCACCTTCGAATCGTGGGATGCCATAGATGCGGCCTTCGCCGACCGCGTGAACACGCCCATCTACTCGCGCCAGGCCAACCCCACCACACAGATCGTGGAGCACAAGCTGGCCCGGCTGGCGGGTGCCGAGCGGGCGCGGCTCTTTGCAAGTGGCATGGCTGCCATTACAGCCGCTGTCCTGCATTTTGTTGATGCGGGAGATCACGTGGTGGTGGTGAAGAACGTATACGGACCTGCAAACAATCTCCTGCGGGGCTACCTGGCCAGTAAGATGGGGCTGCAGACCACATTCGTCGGCGGCGAGGACATCGCCGAGTTCGCCGATGCGCTCCAGGACAACACCCGACTCATCTACCTGGAAAGCCCGTCCTCCGCCGTGTTTTCGTTGCAGGACATTGCCGCGGTGACAGCGTTGGCCCGGGAGCGGGGCATTGCGACCGTCATCGACAACACGTGGGCCACGCCGCTTTACCAGCGGCCGCTGGAGCTCGGCGTGGATCTCGAAGTCCACTCCGTGTCCAAGTACCTGGCGGGCCACAGCGACATGGTTGCGGGAGTGGTCATGGGCTCGGCGACGCATCTGGAAGCCATGGCGCCACTGGAGGGCGAGTTGATTGGAGGCGCCATTTCGCCGTTTGCCTCCTGGTTGCTGTTGCGCAGCCTGCGCACCTTCCCCGTGCGGATGGAACGACACGTTACGAGCGCCCGCCGCGTTGCGGAATTCCTGGAGGCCCACGGGCGGGTCCGGCGCGTGCGGTGGCCCGGGTTGCCGAGCCATCCCCAGTACGCCCTGGCCTGCCGCCAGATGTCCGGGTTCACGGGGCTCATGGGCTTCGAGATCGATACGGATGACGTGGCGGTCATGAAGCGGTTCGTGGGTGCGCTGCGACTGTTCCAGCTCGGCGTATCGTGGGGCGGACACGAGAGCCTGGTCTATGCCCCCGCCATCAGCTATCTGCGCGAGCTCCCGCCCGAACGTTTCGCCGCCCTGGGGATTTCCGTGTCCGACATCCGGATTTCCGTGGGGCTCGAGCACGTGGACGACCTGATTGCCGACCTGGTGGCCGCCTTTTCCGAAGCGTTTTCAGGCTGA